In a single window of the Coregonus clupeaformis isolate EN_2021a chromosome 10, ASM2061545v1, whole genome shotgun sequence genome:
- the park7 gene encoding Parkinson disease protein 7 homolog — protein MAGKKALVILSKGAEEMETVIPVDIMRRAGIAVTLAGLTGKEPVQCSRDVYLVPDASLEDARKQGPYDVVLLPGGALGAQNLSESPAVKEVLKDQEDRKGLIAAICAGPTALLAHGIAYGSTVTTHPGAKDKMMTGGHYKYSEARVQKDGHLITSRGPGTSFEFALAIVEELMGAEVVATVKAPLVLKD, from the exons ATGGCAGGAAAAAAGGCATTAGTGATCCTCTCTAAAGGTGCAGAAGAGATGGAAACGGTTATACCTGTGGACATAATGCGTAGAGCTGGG ATTGCTGTGACGTTGGCAGGGTTGACAGGCAAAGAGCCTGTGCAGTGCAGCAGAGATGTCTACCTTGTTCCTGATGCCAGCCTGGAGGATGCCCGCAAGCAG GGTCCATATGATGTGGTTCTTCTGCCAGGGGGAGCTCTCGGTGCCCAGAACCTGTCAGAG TCCCCTGCTGTGAAAGAGGTGTTGAAGGACCAGGAGGACAGGAAAGGGCTGATCGCTGCCATCTGTGCAG GTCCCACAGCGCTCCTGGCACATGGTATTGCCTACGGCAGCACAGTCACCACCCACCCTGGTGCCAAGGACAAGATGATGACTGGAG gCCACTACAAGTATTCTGAGGCTCGAGTCCAGAAGGATGGCCATCTGATTACCAGCCGTGGGCCAGGAACCAGCTTTGAGTTTGCCCTGGCCATTGTAGAGGAGCTCATGGGGGCTGAGGTTGTTGCTACTGTCAAAGCACCCCTGGTTCTGAAAGACTGA